In Candidatus Vicinibacter proximus, the following are encoded in one genomic region:
- the topA gene encoding type I DNA topoisomerase, with the protein MANKLLIVESPAKASTIEKFLGKEFKVKSSYGHIRDLDKGPKGIDIENKFTPSYIVSPDKHKVVKELKEWVAKVDEVWLATDEDREGEAISWHLCEVLGLNPKEVKRIVFREITKTAIQDAIKHPRTVDLDLVNAQQARRVLDRLVGFELSEILWRKVKNKLSAGRVQSVAVKLVVDREREIQDFSQEAFFKVDGVFQVKSPKEALLKATLDHKFKTAQESEEFLKICKDSTYKVDGVEVKPVKRYPAPPFTTSTLQQEASRKLGFSVNRTMSTAQRLYESGSISYMRTDSTFISQTALSAMAIEIEKQFGKEYVNTRQYKTKNSNAQEAHEAIRPTYMDLRNAGETSDQQKLYELIWKRAMASQMSPAELEKTIVQLSVSKSTAHKFVAEGEVLLFDGFLKLYLESSDEEEDGQEGMLPAVKAGDVLPYNQITATERFTRAPARYTEASLVKKLEELGIGRPSTYAPTISKIMEEERGYVVKESREGVVRNFKKFNLANGKIVATTESENTGATKNVLYPTAIGMVVCDYLASHFGEIMNYGFTAEIEKDFDEIADGKRNWVKMIDEFYWPFHKDVEKVMAEGERARGRRDLGSDPVSGRKLIAQLTRFGPVVQIGDVEELDENEKPRYANLRPGQSLETISFEEAMDLFKLPKDLGTFQDLQVSVGAGRFGPYVKFGEQFISIPKGTDPLGLSMEDAITLIQGKQKEDAPIGHYKELPITKGKGRFGPFIKWNGMFINVPKRINHDTLTLEEAIPLIDAKEVKESNRFIHNWPEDKISVENGRWGPYIKFGKKLINIPKVNDQKVTSEVAATMTKEDFKKIIEAQVPGAFDKKVKAKPAAKATVKAKAKAPAKKK; encoded by the coding sequence ATGGCCAATAAATTGCTGATTGTCGAGTCCCCAGCCAAAGCAAGTACCATTGAAAAATTTCTCGGAAAGGAGTTTAAGGTTAAATCTTCCTATGGCCACATCCGAGACCTGGACAAAGGCCCAAAAGGGATTGATATCGAAAATAAATTCACCCCAAGTTATATCGTTTCTCCTGATAAGCATAAGGTTGTCAAGGAGTTAAAAGAATGGGTTGCAAAAGTAGATGAAGTTTGGCTCGCGACGGACGAGGACCGGGAAGGGGAAGCAATATCCTGGCATTTGTGTGAAGTTTTGGGTTTGAATCCAAAAGAGGTCAAGCGCATTGTCTTTCGGGAAATCACCAAAACAGCAATCCAGGATGCCATCAAGCATCCAAGGACAGTAGACCTCGATTTGGTGAATGCCCAACAAGCCAGAAGGGTCCTTGATCGACTGGTGGGGTTTGAGTTATCAGAGATTCTTTGGAGAAAAGTAAAAAATAAATTATCAGCTGGAAGGGTGCAATCGGTTGCAGTAAAGCTGGTAGTAGACAGAGAAAGAGAAATCCAGGATTTTAGTCAGGAAGCTTTCTTTAAAGTAGATGGCGTTTTTCAGGTAAAAAGTCCAAAAGAAGCCTTACTTAAAGCTACCCTTGACCATAAGTTTAAAACCGCACAGGAATCGGAAGAATTTTTGAAAATATGTAAAGATTCCACCTATAAGGTAGATGGGGTAGAAGTGAAACCGGTAAAGCGTTATCCGGCTCCACCATTCACCACTTCGACATTGCAACAAGAGGCAAGCAGGAAACTGGGGTTTAGTGTAAATAGAACCATGTCCACCGCACAACGATTGTATGAGTCAGGAAGTATAAGTTACATGAGAACCGATTCTACTTTCATCAGCCAAACAGCCTTGTCGGCTATGGCCATTGAAATTGAAAAACAATTTGGAAAAGAATACGTAAATACCAGACAGTACAAAACTAAAAATTCAAATGCTCAGGAAGCGCATGAGGCCATTAGACCTACTTACATGGATCTTCGTAACGCCGGAGAGACCAGCGACCAGCAAAAGTTGTATGAGCTTATCTGGAAACGCGCCATGGCCTCACAAATGTCTCCGGCTGAGTTGGAAAAGACTATTGTCCAACTTTCTGTCAGTAAGTCAACTGCCCACAAATTCGTAGCCGAAGGAGAGGTGTTGCTGTTTGATGGATTTTTAAAACTTTATCTGGAGTCTTCGGATGAAGAAGAAGATGGCCAGGAAGGAATGTTGCCGGCTGTGAAAGCAGGGGATGTTTTGCCTTACAACCAGATTACGGCTACAGAAAGATTTACCAGGGCACCGGCAAGATATACGGAAGCAAGTCTTGTTAAGAAACTGGAGGAATTAGGTATAGGTCGACCTTCTACCTATGCACCTACCATCAGTAAAATCATGGAGGAAGAAAGAGGTTATGTGGTCAAAGAATCCAGAGAAGGTGTGGTGAGAAATTTTAAAAAATTCAACCTTGCCAATGGAAAGATTGTGGCCACTACAGAATCTGAAAATACAGGAGCTACTAAAAATGTCTTGTATCCAACAGCCATTGGAATGGTAGTCTGCGATTACCTGGCTTCCCATTTCGGAGAAATCATGAACTACGGTTTTACCGCTGAAATAGAAAAGGATTTTGATGAAATAGCTGACGGAAAGCGTAACTGGGTGAAAATGATAGATGAATTCTACTGGCCTTTTCACAAGGATGTAGAAAAGGTGATGGCCGAAGGCGAAAGGGCTAGAGGGCGAAGAGATCTTGGCTCAGATCCGGTCTCAGGAAGGAAACTGATAGCTCAGTTAACTCGCTTTGGTCCGGTTGTACAGATCGGAGATGTAGAAGAATTGGACGAAAACGAAAAACCGCGTTATGCCAACCTGCGTCCGGGACAAAGTCTTGAAACCATTAGTTTTGAGGAAGCCATGGATCTTTTCAAATTGCCAAAAGATTTGGGCACTTTCCAGGATTTGCAGGTATCCGTTGGTGCTGGTAGGTTTGGTCCATATGTAAAGTTCGGCGAACAGTTTATCTCTATTCCCAAAGGTACCGACCCTTTAGGATTGAGTATGGAAGATGCCATCACCCTGATTCAGGGAAAACAAAAGGAAGATGCACCCATAGGACATTATAAGGAACTTCCGATCACCAAAGGGAAAGGGCGTTTCGGACCTTTCATTAAATGGAATGGAATGTTTATCAATGTGCCGAAAAGAATAAATCACGATACCCTGACATTAGAAGAGGCAATTCCATTGATTGACGCAAAAGAGGTAAAAGAATCCAACCGATTTATTCACAACTGGCCGGAAGATAAAATCAGTGTGGAGAACGGTCGTTGGGGACCTTACATTAAGTTTGGAAAAAAGCTTATCAACATTCCGAAGGTCAACGATCAGAAAGTAACCTCAGAAGTTGCAGCTACCATGACCAAGGAAGATTTTAAGAAAATTATTGAAGCCCAGGTTCCCGGTGCTTTTGACAAAAAGGTAAAGGCAAAACCAGCGGCAAAAGCAACTGTGAAAGCAAAGGCAAAAGCCCCCGCAAAAAAGAAATAG
- the pbpC gene encoding penicillin-binding protein 1C, whose amino-acid sequence MILRRIAWILAVCSILWLGSLIKASYALDQFCYSAVLLDRKEAFLSAKVACDGQWRFPITRKLPETYKQSLIFYEDKNFYRHLGIDPIALIRALYQNIEYGKVISGASTISMQLARLCLKNKSRNIFTKLEEMYLTIGFEFLYSKEKILQLYSGLAPFGSNVVGLETAIWKYYHKRLVDLSWAEAALFAVLPNQPSMLHLSKNREKLLAKRNRLLKDMNHSKMISNEVYALSIEEPLPEKPLTLPRNAPHALEYAIKLNGVASILNSTIDLNLQNEVIRISRNHHRIFKSNEIHNLAVLVVENKSGNVLSYLGNSMDTGVVRNADVDMIHAPRSSGSVLKPLLLAGMMDKGLLGPGSLVPDVPTLINGFRPENFSRQYSGASSCQEVIQKSLNVPSVLMLKEYGIPVFFADLKRMGFSHLFRPWEDYGLSLILGGAEVSMFDLARVYAYLAHTLNVFQDQQQKYPDFSDYHLQLFGNTASDKIKLNSSPELYSAGVIHHMFQSMRLHGLNPEEFNVQTRKTLAPIALKTGTSFGYKDAWCVGVNPDYTVVVWIGNANGMARPGLIGIQTAAPLVQEIMQLLPAEREWTIPYDDMINMPVCSQSGYSPGLYCPKMDSQYLPKACSALKSCTYHQKIFLDASASFRVFKDCASEIIDTNWFVLPPAMEYFYASAHPEFRPLPPLRSDCLEKGGEPFRTLAFIYPNNNAQILTPVDLDLQKNPLIFKATHRDPGAEIMWFMDNTFLASTNYPFELTFIPPLGRHFFMIMDKEGHSSVIKVDILK is encoded by the coding sequence ATGATCCTCAGAAGAATTGCCTGGATTTTAGCGGTGTGTTCGATCTTGTGGCTTGGATCCTTAATCAAGGCAAGTTATGCATTGGATCAATTTTGTTACTCCGCAGTGCTGCTGGATCGAAAGGAAGCCTTCCTATCTGCTAAAGTTGCATGCGATGGGCAGTGGCGATTTCCCATTACAAGGAAACTGCCGGAAACCTATAAACAATCCTTGATATTTTATGAGGATAAAAACTTTTACCGTCATCTGGGAATTGATCCAATTGCCTTGATAAGGGCGCTTTACCAAAATATTGAATATGGCAAGGTGATCTCCGGTGCGAGTACCATAAGCATGCAGTTGGCGAGATTATGTCTGAAGAATAAATCAAGAAATATTTTTACCAAGTTGGAAGAAATGTATCTGACCATTGGGTTTGAATTTTTATATTCCAAGGAAAAAATATTGCAACTCTATTCCGGATTAGCACCATTCGGATCGAATGTGGTAGGGTTGGAAACGGCCATCTGGAAATATTATCATAAACGACTGGTGGATCTGAGTTGGGCGGAGGCAGCTTTGTTTGCTGTACTACCTAATCAACCATCTATGCTTCACCTCTCTAAAAACAGAGAAAAACTGCTTGCCAAGAGAAACCGGTTGCTGAAGGATATGAATCATTCAAAAATGATTAGCAATGAAGTCTATGCTCTGTCCATCGAAGAACCATTGCCGGAAAAACCTCTAACTCTTCCAAGAAATGCTCCACATGCCCTGGAATACGCAATCAAATTGAATGGCGTGGCTTCGATTTTAAATTCCACCATCGATCTGAATTTGCAAAATGAAGTAATACGGATCAGTAGAAATCATCATCGGATTTTTAAATCCAATGAAATTCATAATCTGGCAGTTCTGGTTGTTGAAAATAAATCCGGGAATGTATTGTCATATTTGGGAAACAGCATGGATACAGGTGTGGTGCGAAATGCAGACGTGGACATGATTCATGCACCCAGAAGTTCTGGTTCTGTTCTAAAACCTTTGCTTTTAGCTGGGATGATGGATAAAGGATTATTGGGACCAGGTTCTTTAGTCCCCGATGTGCCCACCTTAATTAATGGATTTAGACCGGAAAACTTTTCCCGGCAATACTCAGGTGCCTCAAGTTGTCAGGAAGTCATCCAAAAATCCTTGAATGTTCCGAGCGTGCTGATGCTTAAAGAATATGGCATTCCAGTTTTTTTTGCAGACCTGAAAAGAATGGGATTTTCACATTTGTTCAGGCCGTGGGAGGATTATGGTCTGTCTTTAATTCTAGGGGGTGCAGAAGTCAGCATGTTTGATTTAGCCCGCGTTTATGCCTATTTAGCGCATACACTAAATGTGTTCCAGGATCAACAACAAAAGTATCCGGACTTTTCTGATTATCATTTGCAATTGTTCGGGAATACCGCTTCAGATAAAATTAAACTGAATTCAAGTCCTGAACTTTATTCTGCTGGCGTAATTCATCACATGTTTCAGAGCATGCGTTTACATGGTCTGAATCCGGAAGAATTTAATGTCCAGACCCGCAAAACCCTTGCGCCTATTGCCCTGAAGACAGGCACATCCTTTGGCTACAAAGATGCCTGGTGTGTGGGTGTGAATCCTGATTATACCGTAGTGGTTTGGATAGGCAATGCCAATGGAATGGCAAGGCCGGGTTTAATAGGGATTCAAACTGCTGCACCTTTGGTGCAGGAAATCATGCAATTGCTTCCGGCAGAAAGAGAGTGGACGATCCCTTATGACGATATGATAAATATGCCTGTCTGCAGTCAAAGTGGTTATTCGCCCGGATTGTATTGCCCTAAAATGGATTCGCAATATCTGCCTAAAGCATGTTCCGCTTTAAAATCCTGTACGTACCACCAAAAAATATTTTTGGATGCCTCTGCAAGTTTTAGGGTGTTTAAAGACTGCGCATCAGAAATTATAGATACTAACTGGTTTGTTTTACCTCCGGCTATGGAATACTTTTATGCATCCGCGCATCCGGAATTTCGACCACTGCCGCCGCTTAGGAGTGATTGTCTGGAAAAGGGAGGCGAACCATTCAGAACCCTTGCTTTTATTTATCCGAATAACAATGCGCAAATATTAACGCCCGTCGATTTGGATCTGCAGAAAAATCCGTTGATTTTTAAAGCCACCCACAGGGATCCGGGAGCAGAAATCATGTGGTTTATGGACAACACATTTTTAGCCAGCACAAACTATCCTTTTGAACTTACTTTTATTCCTCCTTTGGGAAGACATTTCTTCATGATTATGGATAAAGAGGGTCATTCTTCCGTCATCAAAGTGGATATATTAAAGTGA
- the pepT gene encoding peptidase T yields the protein MDFNQAFETTAERFIRYAKIDTQADPASSTSPSSAKQKNLSQLLFQELSTAGIQAETDEFGYVYARIPANTTTPRPKIFFCAHVDTAPDCSGTDVKPIHHKKYNGADIVLPDDPTVIISPNDFPDLLQKIGLDLITASGHTLLGADDKAGVTSIMEAALFLKNHPEIEHGEMVIFFTTDEEIGHGVDHVNKQKLGADFGYTLDGGPIGSLEDETFSADACTIKIKGVSTHPGYAKGKMENAIKIAGEILAALPKNRMSPESTNDYEGFVHPTRLEGNLEHAEIDFIIRDFVTAKLDDHVAELSSICQQVMKSFPNSDFEISRKEQYRNMKEVLDRHPEVCKRAEDAILASGLKLIKGHIRGGTDGSRLSFMGLPCPNLFAGEYGIHSKKEWVCVQDMQKASEVIIRIVSA from the coding sequence ATGGACTTCAACCAAGCTTTTGAAACCACCGCTGAGCGGTTTATCCGATATGCGAAGATAGACACACAGGCAGATCCGGCATCCTCCACCAGCCCATCGAGTGCCAAACAAAAAAATCTATCCCAATTGTTGTTTCAGGAGTTAAGCACTGCCGGAATCCAAGCGGAAACGGATGAATTTGGGTACGTTTATGCACGAATCCCAGCCAACACAACCACACCCCGGCCTAAAATATTTTTTTGCGCGCACGTAGATACTGCTCCGGATTGCAGCGGAACGGATGTAAAACCCATTCACCATAAAAAATATAACGGAGCGGACATTGTCTTGCCTGACGACCCCACGGTAATTATCAGTCCGAATGATTTTCCTGACCTCCTGCAAAAGATCGGACTGGATTTAATCACCGCTTCCGGCCATACGCTGCTTGGAGCAGATGACAAGGCTGGAGTAACCTCTATCATGGAAGCTGCATTGTTTTTAAAGAATCACCCAGAAATTGAACACGGAGAAATGGTTATTTTCTTTACCACCGATGAGGAAATTGGACATGGAGTCGATCATGTGAACAAACAAAAACTGGGTGCTGATTTTGGGTATACCCTGGATGGCGGACCAATCGGAAGTCTGGAGGATGAAACCTTTTCGGCAGATGCCTGTACCATAAAAATAAAAGGAGTCTCTACACATCCCGGCTATGCCAAAGGCAAGATGGAAAATGCCATAAAAATTGCAGGTGAGATCCTTGCAGCTTTACCTAAGAATCGTATGTCTCCTGAATCCACTAACGACTATGAAGGATTTGTCCATCCCACCAGACTCGAAGGCAATCTGGAGCATGCTGAAATTGATTTTATCATACGTGATTTTGTGACGGCCAAATTAGATGACCATGTTGCTGAACTAAGTTCCATTTGTCAACAAGTGATGAAATCCTTTCCAAATTCAGACTTTGAGATAAGCCGTAAGGAACAATACCGAAACATGAAGGAAGTGCTGGACCGGCATCCGGAAGTATGCAAAAGGGCGGAAGATGCGATTCTAGCATCCGGACTAAAACTTATAAAAGGTCACATTCGTGGTGGAACAGATGGCAGCCGGCTTTCCTTTATGGGTTTGCCATGTCCCAATTTATTTGCCGGAGAATACGGTATCCACTCCAAGAAAGAATGGGTCTGTGTTCAGGATATGCAAAAAGCTTCTGAGGTCATCATCAGAATAGTCAGTGCCTGA
- a CDS encoding DUF393 domain-containing protein, whose translation MWPDFIPTNKMLLLYDGNCPLCIRSVRFLMARDHKDKLRFASLQEARLRTFLESENLHTMDTLVGLHQGKIYVYSRAVAMALNEIGGLWKIMGRMVLILPKGLADWGYRMIARNRLRIFRKNAHCQIPDKSNENKFIRFS comes from the coding sequence ATGTGGCCCGACTTTATTCCTACCAATAAAATGTTGCTCCTTTATGATGGAAACTGTCCACTTTGCATAAGATCTGTAAGATTTCTGATGGCCAGAGACCATAAAGACAAACTTCGTTTTGCGAGTTTACAGGAAGCCCGGTTGAGGACATTTTTAGAAAGTGAAAACCTCCATACGATGGATACGCTGGTTGGCCTGCACCAAGGCAAGATTTATGTTTACAGCCGGGCGGTTGCAATGGCACTGAATGAAATAGGGGGATTGTGGAAGATAATGGGAAGGATGGTCCTCATTCTGCCCAAGGGTCTTGCCGATTGGGGATATCGCATGATTGCCAGGAATCGGTTAAGGATTTTTCGGAAGAATGCGCATTGTCAAATTCCGGATAAAAGCAATGAAAATAAATTTATCAGGTTTTCATAA